A stretch of Brassica napus cultivar Da-Ae chromosome C6, Da-Ae, whole genome shotgun sequence DNA encodes these proteins:
- the LOC106405488 gene encoding pollen receptor-like kinase 3, whose amino-acid sequence MAMAWLIWPFLLFLTALPANSITESESLLKFKQSLNYATPLDSWTPDSDPCGGVQLWVGILCNKNSVFGLRLEQMGLSGTIDVASLMDLPALRTLSIMNNSFSGDIPEFNRLTGLKSIYLSGNRFSGSIPSNYFSTMVSLKKVWLSNNEFSGLIPLSLATKLPNLITLHLENNQFIGNIPNFTQPSLVDVDLSNNRLNGGIPSGLSKFDVWIFAGNPGLCGEQLATTCTQPKDATASILIDGTMKDAYKTKYYIAFGTLGFLLVVTIISLFFKKKKKRRKRRKRTRRASEQESNDDQQIQVIVDGSRTGGSRQSKSSRSGELSDRSTGLTGTADLVMVNKEKGVFRLSDLMKAEAHVLGDSGGGGSRPSSSGSVGSAYKAVIESGVTVVVKRVTVMNQVSLDVFDKEIKNLGSLRHKNALTPLAYHFRQDEKLLVSEYVPNLSLLHRLHGDPGEASRLDWPSRFKIILGIARGMCYLHKELGFLSLPHGNLKSSNIFLADDGEPLISEFGLQRLINLDDQVQSLVAYSSPDETVSSKSDVFSFGVVVLEILTGKFPSQYAGLNRAGGTNVVEWIGSAVEKGEWMDLLHHTVVAAAADDETSSEEIENVLRIGVRCTGDDPDRRPSMGEVVDELTMEDSSDDFITIET is encoded by the exons ATGGCCATGGCCTGGCTAATATGGCCGTTCCTACTATTCCTAACAGCACTTCCCGCAAATTCAATAACTGAATCAGAATCATTGTTGAAGTTCAAGCAGTCATTAAACTACGCCACGCCTCTCGATTCTTGGACACCAGATTCAGACCCTTGTGGAGGAGTGCAACTATGGGTCGGAATACTCTGCAACAAAAACTCAGTCTTTGGCTTACGGCTCGAACAGATGGGTCTCTCAGGAACCATCGACGTTGCCTCCTTAATGGACTTACCAGCGTTACGCACCTTAAGCATAATGAACAACTCCTTCTCCGGTGATATACCCGAATTTAACCGGTTAACCGGTCtgaaatctatttatttatcgGGTAACCGGTTCTCTGGTAGCATCCCTTCCAACTATTTCTCAACAATGGTTTCTCTGAAGAAAGTTTGGCTCTCAAACAACGAGTTCTCTGGTCTCATTCCTCTCTCGTTGGCCACTAAGTTGCCTAATCTAATAACGTTACACCTCGAAAACAATCAGTTCATTGGGAATATACCGAACTTCACCCAACCGAGTTTAGTTGATGTTGATCTCTCAAACAACAGACTAAACGGAGGAATACCATCCGGTTTGTCGAAATTCGACGTGTGGATTTTCGCGGGGAATCCTGGCCTTTGCGGTGAGCAGCTAGCAACTACATGCACGCAGCCGAAAGATGCGACTGCATCGATTTTAATAGACGGGACAATGAAAGATGCCTATAAGACCAAATACTATATAGCATTTGGTACACTAGGGTTCCTTTTAGTGGTTACCATCATCTCCTTgttcttcaagaagaagaaaaagaggagaaagaggaggaagaggacgCGTCGTGCCTCTGAACAAGAAAGCAACGACGACCAACAAATCCAG GTAATAGTTGACGGATCAAGAACTGGTGGCTCGAGGCAGAGTAAGAGCAGTCGCTCCGGCGAGCTGAGTGATAGATCAACAGGTTTGACGGGGACGGCGGATTTGGTGATGGTGAACAAAGAAAAGGGTGTTTTCCGTTTATCAGACTTGATGAAAGCAGAGGCTCACGTTCTCGGAGACTCTGGTGGCGGTGGCAGCCGGCCTAGCAGCAGCGGAAGCGTGGGATCTGCGTACAAGGCAGTGATCGAGAGCGGTGTCACGGTGGTGGTGAAGCGTGTGACGGTGATGAATCAAGTGAGTTTAGACGTGTTCGACAAGGAGATTAAAAACTTAGGAAGCTTGCGACACAAGAATGCATTAACACCTCTTGCTTACCATTTCCGACAAGACGAGAAACTGCTTGTGTCTGAATACGTCCCCAACTTGAGTCTTCTTCACCGGCTACACGGCGATCCCGGGGAGGCTTCTCGGTTAGATTGGCCTTCACGGTTTAAAATCATCCTAGGAATCGCGAGAGGGATGTGTTACCTCCACAAGGAGTTAGGGTTTCTAAGCTTACCTCACGGAAACCTAAAGTCGAGTAATATATTCCTAGCCGACGACGGCGAGCCACTCATCTCCGAGTTCGGACTACAGAGACTGATTAACCTCGACGATCAAGTTCAATCTCTAGTAGCGTATAGCTCTCCCGATGAAACCGTCTCTTCGAAGTCTGATGTGTTTAGTTTCGGGGTCGTGGTGTTAGAGATCTTGACGGGGAAGTTTCCGTCGCAATACGCCGGATTGAATAGAGCTGGCGGGACGAATGTGGTGGAGTGGATTGGCTCAGCCGTGGAAAAAGGTGAGTGGATGGATCTGCTTCATCATACGGTCGTAGCCGCCGCTGCTGATGATGAAACGTCGTCGGAGGAGATAGAGAATGTTTTACGGATTGGTGTGAGGTGCACTGGAGATGATCCAGATCGGCGGCCTAGTATGGGTGAAGTTGTTGACGAACTAACGATGGAAGATTCTAGCGACGACTTCATCACCATAGAAACTTAG